In Xylocopa sonorina isolate GNS202 chromosome 4, iyXylSono1_principal, whole genome shotgun sequence, the sequence atttaataattcttTTCCTCGATCGTTGAATATTTAAATTATCAGATACGAATGATTATACCTTATATTTTTATTGGTAATTGTAATTATTGTTCGTTTTTGGAACAATGAACTTAAGAAAAAGAGTTACAAAGACATGTTTGGTAAAAATTGTTTTGAAGAAGTGATTAAGAGACATTAACAGAAGCTGCATGCGCAGTAATGTTTATAATGTTCTTACAGTAACGTTAACGTACGACGTCAAAACTCGATAAATAAACATTAAAAGGGTTATCGTTCGATTACAAGTTGATCTGGATCAAAAGCAGGAAATGGAAAAAGATAATTACCGAGTTAATAAAGCGCATTACAACACGATAAAGAATGAGAACGAGGCACGTAATTTACAGAGAAACATTCGAGGCATTATAATTGCCAACTTTGATAAAACTTTATAGTTCTTATAAAAGAAGTATCATTTAAATTGGAgattttttaatcattttagGATGTCCCATTTTTTCAGCGTGCAGAGTTAACAGAGCAAAGTAGCGAAAAGAGAATACAAGAAGACACAGATTTTAGAATTGGAACGACGAAGGAAAAAGAGATAAAATACGAAGATAATAGTAAAGAATCGAACCTAAATTTATCGCGAGAAAGTAGATCGCAAATTCTACAGCAGCAATCAGAGTATTATGTAGGATATCATCAACAGCCATCGCAGCGCGTTCCTATGAACTTTGAGTCATCGTATACTAAGTCCTGGAATCAAAATTATCCATCTATAATACAAACTAACGAAAGAAGAGCTTCGGGATATTGTAATGATGATTTCGATGAGACTACCGACTATGAACAGTTTCGAGATGAAAATAATGTTCGcgaagaacggtacagaaatTATGGTAAACAGAGGCAGCAGCAAAATTATTGTAATGCACTTAGGAAGGGAAATACAAACTTATATATATCCGAGGCAAAAGTTAACGGACAAATCACTGCGGAATGTTCTCGTAGACCGATCCGTTGTCCACGAATCGATTGTGCCATTAACGTAGCTTTTTCAGCTTTGACACATCATTTTATATTCGATCATCCAGAGGTACCTATCTTGAACGTGGAACCAGGTGTTAAAAGTACACTTATTATCAGTTTCAGTGCTTTGTCTTCTAATTCCAGTCGATGCTTAGCTCTTCTTTTAGTCGCCGATAAACTCCCGTGAG encodes:
- the LOC143423178 gene encoding uncharacterized protein LOC143423178, whose amino-acid sequence is MFEAACAVMFIMFLQVIVRLQVDLDQKQEMEKDNYRVNKAHYNTIKNENEDVPFFQRAELTEQSSEKRIQEDTDFRIGTTKEKEIKYEDNSKESNLNLSRESRSQILQQQSEYYVGYHQQPSQRVPMNFESSYTKSWNQNYPSIIQTNERRASGYCNDDFDETTDYEQFRDENNVREERYRNYGKQRQQQNYCNALRKGNTNLYISEAKVNGQITAECSRRPIRCPRIDCAINVAFSALTHHFIFDHPEVPILNVEPGVKSTLIISFSALSSNSSRCLALLLVADKLPDPAAKLFNGSQINPKYRNRLPLPVLAARLHCTDQYVVNDQINMKKNFHEKDTIIVWIAGLDIGSTTDKLLCSIQAVDKIDNEGLRSLTYTGPVNSLRTAQCPQDIFSKGDCIVLHKGFLSHITSDCATLNINVTVH